The Cydia pomonella isolate Wapato2018A chromosome 17, ilCydPomo1, whole genome shotgun sequence genome includes a window with the following:
- the LOC133526770 gene encoding alpha-tocopherol transfer protein-like, with amino-acid sequence MGEPKDLEKLLVELKEWVAAQPHVPKDMDDQLLRRFLHSCYYDIEKAQKAIESFTSLRASTPELFVKRDPMSPQVQNALKIVNLGQVKAPGNRNLFIWQLNDPGLENYDYLQDARMFFLTTDAWLLEEKNLEEHDIAILDVKDITLKILTKINLSLAKKLSKYQEEAMPIRLKQVHVINAPPFIDKVFSIMKQFMNRDMSEMIHFHVPKSDTLFKYFSRDELPKDFGGNLESLEYYNQRLHNVLLKHRETLSKDDLWRAPEKKSKKSKGSKKELVVDVPEVDSFRSLAID; translated from the exons ATGACCAGCTCCTCCGCCGGTTCCTGCACAGCTGCTATTACGACATAGAGAAGGCCCAGAAGGCCATCGAAAGCTTCACGAGCCTTCGGGCGTCGACGCCGGAGCTCTTCGTAAAACGGGACCCAATGTCGCCGCAAGTGCAAAACGCCCTGAAAATTGT GAACCTAGGCCAGGTAAAAGCACCAGGCAACCGCAACCTTTTCATCTGGCAACTAAACGACCCTGGCCTCGAGAACTACGACTATCTGCAGGATGCCCGCATGTTCTTCCTTACCACAG ATGCCTGGCTACTTGAAGAAAAGAATCTAGAAGAGCATGACATCGCCATCTTGGATGTAAAGGATATCACACTGAAAATTCTGACCAAGATAAACCTGTCTCTAgcgaaaaaactgtccaaataTCAGGAG GAAGCAATGCCGATCCGGCTAAAGCAGGTCCACGTGATAAATGCGCCACCCTTCATCGACAAGGTGTTCTCCATCATGAAGCAGTTCATGAACAGAGATATGAGCGAAATG ATCCATTTCCACGTGCCCAAGTCAGATACGCTGTTCAAGTACTTCAGCCGCGATGAGCTGCCTAAAGACTTCGGCGGCAACCTGGAATCCTTAGAGTACTACAACCAAAGGCTGCATAACGTCCTCTTGAAACATAG GGAAACTCTAAGCAAGGACGACCTTTGGAGAGCGCCCGAGAAGAAATCCAAGAAATCTAAGGGCTCGAAGAAAGAATTAGTCGTAGACGTCCCCGAAGTGGATTCATTCCGTTCCCTTGCCATAGACTAA
- the LOC133526765 gene encoding uncharacterized protein LOC133526765, whose translation MSTNVDDADDEYLDDPISLLVIDDIKTEIFDEDQIIDVSSDEEDTCTSAYGKKNFVLPVTFFDISRNVKLLNKCKPLSIRIVDCKQNPTYYIKDQEKCENKSVESCVEVQNTCNSENKPNNINAEGIVNISHSRENVGEKSLKEGEKKRQSDSFYEKLKRRKEERKRIALNCKDLSQVDFKRNRGLVGLKITDTIFKQIVYTEKALINAKCCSVESKPKDKNQNDVEKLSITSKTLISDNKSNEHQNSVVEKPLVIEKCVSIENKCAENNEKYHSDSGKDLLYTKNSISSEDNSRGNIASAMENWPVKQSTYVENKSYNKNENNIQRANIAPKSLDIDKNKTKKKSENIADKEMKTNTKTVVKCKEKIPENAPKALIRNQCNPKEEKTKEELIVTTYMKKLGATLDDLGTSVIPLTNNHTPKGSPKISEIKNIKTGVSQTTYKDVKDNLDVNKVCSETRCSSKILSKNALKKTKPDSKNATNIVFQQNPKKPQAKVNEIATNVHFKLDNIESSEISDKGKEPTKSTSSKQVDSHATKKVDKLIVKDDSRDQAGPNSPVIPCTTITVRAAPSKFTEKVTSAKVTDITEKQDSATFSITPHSDTGTSSLRNMAESRSTPSNLQKQSTLPHISTTSHSELINSKYTPTPRSNEATVPKTKINTNGPLICNQNTSNIKILKMTEFKKLSNDLCGAFSNLENNVSAIKKRALSDSNVSNINPTKGADINTPVKPSTPTGNSTSVTNLLINGMVNNESNPNQKTNMPPTSQIPSKFSGHNAIILRRPPLPPTRQSQNNPPLYQGQPSNRFQCQPIPPGPRPIRFDYPPPFPPPHPPPTLPYNHPNLTQVRPTPQRFLLPNRLPRTYSRGMEMGLNQWRFYYPPLPHIYRPPLSVSRPPSPQVNKDSLIGNTADGDPIKKINIPVTPIVDNKQKMLAELNNAMMSPEPTKNQEIGRPKDLKRIADAIDPIKPKHSKPSPLSKKTNIATDFSNVKIPDKLSPNIGYSPPILPIFTYQESFKIFSPNDSKSSGMSGPTDMNRIPFSIRKLDKNQERISHERRNEDKAKKISFEDYRKRVLKDDVDKMDVNKVRKCNESKNGADDHNQDQGYDSDSTVKL comes from the exons ATGTCCACCAACGTTGATGACGCGGATGACGAGTACTTAGATGACCCGATCTCATTGTTGGTTATTGATGACATCAAAACAGAAATTTTTGATGAAG ATCAAATCATCGACGTCAGTTCCGATGAAGAGGACACATGCACTTCAGCCTACGGGAAGAAGAACTTTGTACTGCCGGTAACATTCTTTGATATATCTAGAAACGTTAAACTGCTCAACAAGTGTAAGCCATTGAGCATCAGAATAGTTGACTGCAAGCAAAATCCCACGTACTATATCAAGGATCAAGAGAAATGTGAAAATAAATCTGTTGAAAGTTGTGTAGAAGTACAAAATACATGTAATAGCGAAAATAAACCGAATAATATTAATGCGGAAGGCATTGTAAATATAAGCCATTCGAGAGAAAATGTCGGTGAAAAGTCGTTGAAGGAAGGAGAGAAGAAACGTCAGAGTGATTCTTTCTATGAGAAACTAAAGAGGCGCAAAGAAGAGAGGAAACGAATTGCTCTCAACTGTAAGGATTTGAGTCAAGttgattttaaaagaaacaGAGGACTCGTGGGGTTGAAAATAACAGATACTATTTTCAaacaaattgtatatacagaaaAGGCCTTGATTAACGCTAAATGTTGCTCTGTTGAAAGCAAACCCAAAGATAAAAATCAAAATGACGTCGAGAAGCTGTCAATTACCTCAAAAACCCTCATTTCTGATAATAAATCTAATGAACACCAAAATAGCGTTGTAGAAAAACCATTGGTTATTGAAAAGTGTGTaagtattgaaaataaatgtgccgaaaataatgaaaaatatcaCAGTGATTCTGGAAAAGATTTACTGTATACAAAAAATTCTATAAGTTCTGAAGATAACTCTAGAGGAAATATTGCAAGTGCTATGGAAAATTGGCCTGTAAAGCAAAGTACCTATGTGGAAAATAAATCCTATAATAAGAATGAAAATAACATACAAAGAGCAAACATTGCACCCAAAAGTCTTgacattgataaaaataaaactaagaaaaaaagtgaaaatattGCAGATAAAGAAATGAAAACGAACACAAAAACTGTTGTAAAGTGTAAAGAAAAAATACCAGAAAATGCTCCAAAAGCTTTAATTAGAAACCAGTGTAACCCtaaagaagaaaaaactaagGAGGAACTGATAGTTACTACGTATATGAAAAAACTTGGTGCCACTTTGGATGACCTGGGGACCTCGGTCATACCGCTTACAAATAATCATACACCGAAAGGTTCACCCAAAATCTCTGAAATTAAGAATATTAAGACAGGAGTAAGCCAAACCACGTACAAGGACGTTAAAGATAACTTAGATGTTAACAAAGTGTGTAGCGAAACACGATGTAGTTCTAAaatattgagtaaaaatgcaCTTAAGAAAACTAAACCTGATAGTAAAAATGCTACTAATATAGTGTTCCAACAAAATCCAAAGAAACCGCAAGCAAAAGTTAATGAAATTGCTACTAATGTTCATTTTAAACTAGACAATATTGAGAGTTCCGAGATTTCCGATAAAGGCAAAGAGCCAACTAAAAGTACGAGTAGTAAACAAGTAGACTCTCACGCAACGAAAAAAGTCGATAAACTTATTGTTAAAGATGATAGCAGAGACCAGGCTGGTCCTAACTCTCCCGTCATACCCTGTACCACCATTACCGTTAGAGCTGCGCCATCTAAATTTACTGAAAAAGTAACTTCAGCTAAGGTTACTGATATTACTGAAAAACAAGATAGTGCAACATTCTCTATTACTCCACACAGCGACACCGGAACTTCCTCGCTACGAAATATGGCTGAATCTAGAAGTACTCCTAGTAATCTACAAAAACAATCTACCCTTCCCCATATTTCCACTACAAGTCACTCAGAGTTAATCAACTCCAAATACACACCTACGCCAAGATCAAATGAAGCTACCGTACCAAAGacgaaaataaatacaaacggTCCTTTGATATGTAACCAAAACACgtctaatataaaaatactgaaaatgactgaatttaaaaaattaagcaATGATCTATGTGGTGCTTTTAGCAACTTGGAAAACAATGTTTCAGCCATTAAAAAACGCGCATTGTCCGATTCGAATGTGTCCAATATTAACCCGACCAAAGGAGCTGACATAAATACCCCAGTTAAACCCTCTACACCAACTGGAAACAGCACGTCCGTGACTAATCTGTTAATAAACGGAATGGTTAACAATGAATCAAACCCTAATCAGAAGACGAATATGCCACCAACCTCCCAAATTCCTTCCAAATTTTCCGGCCATAACGCTATAATACTTAGAAGACCGCCTTTGCCCCCAACGCGACAATCACAAAACAATCCTCCCCTATATCAAGGACAACCTAGTAACAGATTCCAATGTCAACCAATTCCGCCTGGACCGAGACCAATACGATTTGATTACCCACCGCCGTTCCCACCACCACATCCACCACCAACACTCCCTTATAATCATCCGAATTTGACACAAGTCAGGCCTACGCCACAAAGGTTTCTCCTACCCAACAGATTACCTCGTACTTATTCAAGAGGAATGGAAATGGGTTTAAACCAATGGCGATTCTATTACCCACCTCTACCTCACATTTATCGGCCTCCATTATCAGTTTCTAGGCCTCCAAGCCCGCAGGTCAATAAAGATTCTTTGATTGGTAATACGGCTGATGGTGATCCGatcaaaaaaattaacattCCCGTTACACCAATCGTCGATAATAAACAGAAGATGTTAGCCGAACTAAATAATGCAATGATGTCTCCAGAACCAACCAAAAACCAGGAAATCGGCAGACCTAAAGATCTTAAGCGTATAGCTGATGCAATAGACCCAATAAAACCTAAACATTCAAAACCTAGTCCTTTGTCTAAGAAAACTAACATAGCCACGGATTTCAGTAATGTGAAAATTCCTGATAAATTGTCTCCTAACATCGGGTATTCGCCTCCGATATTGCCTATATTTACGTACCAGGagtcttttaaaatattttctccaAACGACAGTAAGAGCTCTGGAATGTCTGGTCCCACCGACATGAACCGTATTCCGTTCAGTATCAGAAAATTAGATAAGAACCAGGAAAGAATATCTCACGAGAGAAGAAATGAAGATAAGGCCAAGAAGATATCTTTCGAAGATTACAGAAAAAGAGTTCTAAAAGATGATGTTGACAAAATGGATGTTAATAAAGTGAGAAAATGTAACGAGTCTAAAAATGGTGCAGACGATCACAACCAAGATCAGGGTTATGACTCGGATTCAACTGTCAAATTGTAG